The Sorex araneus isolate mSorAra2 chromosome 5, mSorAra2.pri, whole genome shotgun sequence genome has a segment encoding these proteins:
- the TMED5 gene encoding transmembrane emp24 domain-containing protein 5 isoform X1 encodes MGAGIWPPRPALLLTALAAALLPPGATGFAPSLDSDFTFTLPAGLKECFYQPMPQKASLEIEYQVLDGAGLDVDFLLVSPEGRTLVFEQRKSDGVHTVETEVGDYMFCFDNTFSTISEKVIFFELILDNMGEQEQEQEEWKKFITGTDMLDLKLEDILESINSIKSRLSKSGHIQTLLRAFEARDRNIQESNFDRVNFWSMVNLAVMVAVSAIQVYMLKSLFEDKRKSRP; translated from the exons ATGGGCGCCGGGATCTGGCCGCCCCGGCCGGCGCTGCTCCTGACCGCCCTGGCCGCCGCGCTGCTGCCGCCGGGGGCGACGGGCTTCGCGCCCTCCCTCGACAGCGACTTCACGTTTACCCTGCCGGCCGGCCTGAAGGAGTGTTTCTACCAGCCGATGCCCCAGAAGGCCTCGCTGGAGATCGAGTACCAA GTTTTAGATGGAGCAGGATTAGATGTTGATTTTCTTCTTGTCTCACCAGAAGGAAGAACTTTAGTTTTTGAACAAAGGAAATCAGATGGTGTGCATAC gGTGGAGACTGAAGTTGGTGActacatgttttgttttgataaCACATTCAGCACTATTTCTGAGAAGGTGATTTTCTTTGAATTAATCCTGGATAATATGGGAGAACAAGAGCAAGAacaagaggaatggaagaaatttATTACTGGCACAGACATGTTGGatttgaaactggaagatattcTG GAGTCCATCAACAGTATCAAATCCAGACTGAGCAAGAGCGGTCATATCCAAACTCTGCTTAGAGCATTTGAAGCCCGTGATCGAAACATACAAGAAAGCAACTTTGATAGAGTCAATTTCTGGTCTATGGTTAATCTAGCGGTCATGGTGGCAGTGTCAGCTATCCAAGTTTATATGTTGAAGAGTCTATTTgaagataaaaggaaaagtaGACCTTAA
- the TMED5 gene encoding transmembrane emp24 domain-containing protein 5 isoform X2, which translates to MGAGIWPPRPALLLTALAAALLPPGATGFAPSLDSDFTFTLPAGLKECFYQPMPQKASLEIEYQVLDGAGLDVDFLLVSPEGRTLVFEQRKSDGVHTVETEVGDYMFCFDNTFSTISEKVIFFELILDNMGEQEQEQEEWKKFITGTDMLDLKLEDILVSIIKLLNTVLLKTNYFSPGVHQQYQIQTEQERSYPNSA; encoded by the exons ATGGGCGCCGGGATCTGGCCGCCCCGGCCGGCGCTGCTCCTGACCGCCCTGGCCGCCGCGCTGCTGCCGCCGGGGGCGACGGGCTTCGCGCCCTCCCTCGACAGCGACTTCACGTTTACCCTGCCGGCCGGCCTGAAGGAGTGTTTCTACCAGCCGATGCCCCAGAAGGCCTCGCTGGAGATCGAGTACCAA GTTTTAGATGGAGCAGGATTAGATGTTGATTTTCTTCTTGTCTCACCAGAAGGAAGAACTTTAGTTTTTGAACAAAGGAAATCAGATGGTGTGCATAC gGTGGAGACTGAAGTTGGTGActacatgttttgttttgataaCACATTCAGCACTATTTCTGAGAAGGTGATTTTCTTTGAATTAATCCTGGATAATATGGGAGAACAAGAGCAAGAacaagaggaatggaagaaatttATTACTGGCACAGACATGTTGGatttgaaactggaagatattcTGGTCAgtat aattaaattactgaACACTGTATTGTTAAAAACTAATTATTTCTCCCCAGGAGTCCATCAACAGTATCAAATCCAGACTGAGCAAGAGCGGTCATATCCAAACTCTGCTTAG